The window aaatgaagagggAGATGTAATGAACTTAAAATAATAACCCCTGCCTCTTATTGAGAATGCCAGGAACTCTTgcacacattattttctttctttctttctttttttggggggtattggggattgaactcaggggtacttgaccactgagacaaatccccagccctattttgaatttgtttagagacagggtctcactgagttgcttagcaccttgcttaagctgaggctggctttgaactcatgattctccttcctcagcttccggagccgctgggattacaggcatgtgccatcatgcccaggtGAACACATTATTTTCAATCTTTCAAAAGTGggcatttttctctcttgtttttacAGAAACTGAAATTGAGAGATTTAAGTGGTCCAAATCCTACATCAAGAGCAGCTGGATTAAAACCCAGGTGTGCTGACTCCACACCCATGAAGTCTCCATCATCCTGTATGCAGGACAGAGGTGTCCTGCATGTACTGCCAGACCTGCAGGAGCCTTTGGAACAATGAggagagaaagttttttttttttttttttttcatttctaagagaGGTTGCCTGTGAGaccctttaaaaaacaaaagcaaagaacaaagttttttggttttggttttggtttttaaaagaatgcttcctgggctggggctgtagcttagtggtagagcacttgcgtggcatgtgtgaggcactgagttctatcctcagcaccacatagaaatgaagaaataaaaaggggcattctgtccatctacaactacaaaaaaattttaaaatgaaagaatgtttccttcattttcattAGAGTATAAGAAACAACTATATCTTACTAATCATCCATGAAAGGAATCACAATGAATCCTCAAATTGAAGTACATTTCTGGGCCCTCCAGGAGCAGGTGCATAGAAAGAGAATctgagaagagagaaaatcaCCTTGGGAGTGTTTAAATGTCATTGATGAAGTTAAACAGTGACGATTCACATCACCCACAGCACCTACTTGACTCTTAGGTTTAAAAACACGTATTGGACCTAAGGAAGGACATGAGGGATCCAAGTTAAGCTAAAAATGGGGCAGACTGTGGAAAAATTTTTCAAGAAagagtattcatttttttgttgttttttctcagCCTTCTATAactatatattttcaataatgggAAGTCTTTAATATGCAGTTAATTtgcagggagagaagagagaaagatgaaaaaaggaagagaggaaaggatggAAGGAGATTAGTCTGTGACGAGGCTGGCATGTCTCAGTGACAGGTGACAGATGGCCACCTTTCCTAAGGACCCCTTAAACACACAAAATAGTCAGTTTGGCCCTGATCTGACCCTGTTTACTCAGGGCGACCATATCCTATGGGAGACTACAAATGCAATGGTGTGGTTGCTACAAATGGGTGTAATGACTTCCAAGTGACATGGCCCCCAAGATATAGCAGTCAGGAAAAGGTTCTGAACGCTCAGACTCGTATTATTCAGAATATATTGAGGGAGGAgtcagaaaatattgaaaacaagaTTGTCTATTCCCCTTGAGCCCTGGGCAATACTCAGGTACTCCATTGGCTAAAGTCCCCACTCTGTTTCAGAATTCTCCTTTTTCAGGGTGTCCTACTGGATCCCCCAAAGAATGGACATCCAGGGCACCATGGTGAACTCTTCTTACAGAAGCAGATGCTTGATCCAACAGTACTATCTGATCCTAAATGGTGAGCAATCTGACCTCTTGGTGTTTTGAAGGTCAAGATCATTCATGTTCCCACTATGAAGTTCATTTCCCGCAGTTCTTACATTTGGGATAGTCCAGCTGTTGCTGGGAGCTAGAGGCTCTGCCTTGCTGGCTTTTTGATGAGACAGATCTGTGGCTCAACAGAAAACTTCAGGTTGGGCCATATAAGCCCAGGTTCCGGGCAGCTTCGGAAATCCTGGGAGTTTTCCTCCGGGGAAACGGATAGTAAGCAGGTCTGCCAGACCTGTGGGAGTCCTTTATGGAAGGAAGAAACTGAACGTCGGTTTTTAAGCTGGGTCCCACGATCTTTGTTGGGGAACCGCCCACCTGACATTGACCCTGGGCCCTCTCTGGGAGTTTGGTTCCTTGCAGAGTCCGGTGACTGTTTTCAAACAAGTGTGGGTCTCCTTCTGGTCGGAGCCTTTGGTCAGACCCCACAGGCTGGCCCTGGGGCTTCACTTGGCTGGTTTCATGGTGGAAGGTTTGGACTAAGCGATGCATCTCTAGGTGCGTGTGCCATGgagactcaggagtctgaagACCGCTTCGGTCGGCTTCTTCCAGAACCCCCTCCACCTCAGGATCTGCCTCTTCCAGGGAGAGGGTGCTCCTTGGCTCCTTGTTAATCCAAACAGGACTGATCATGGATTCAGCAGAATTATGCGTGTGTCCTCCTGAGAAAAGAAGGCGTCAGCAGCGTCATCAAAGGAAGACACACAGGCAGCTCTCTCTCTGTCCAAGCAAAAAAGCTCAGAGCTTTCAGGATAAAGAAAGGCCATACCCAGAATGTCCAGTGCACGTGTGCAgatacacagagacacacatgGTCCCGCTTGCTCAGGCACACATGAACCCCCACCCAAGCCACACCTACTCACATACAATTacattgttattcaataaatagtCATTGAGGACTGAAGATGTGCCAGGCCTCATTTTTTCTAGGTCCCAGGAATATAGCAGGGAACATTGAGAAAAAAACCCACATCTTCATCTGGATTTGTCCTTGAAAAGCAGAAAGACAATAAGCAAATTAATTATGGAAAAACTCAAGCATAGTGGAGGATTAAAAGTGAAGGGTGTGAGCTCTGGGAAGAGAGATGGGAATCAGCATTTGAGGTCAGAAAAATAGTAGGAGCAAGAGATAACACATATGCTGCTGTAATTTGGCTTTGGAGTGTCCTCCAAATGTCCCTGTGTTAGAGGGTTGGCTCCCAACATGTGGTGCTATTGGAAGATGGTGGAATCTTTAAAAGGTGAAGCACTTTTAAAGGAAGGAAGTTGGGCCATTGGGCTGCCCTTGAAGGGACTACTGGGGCAGcagcctctttctctcttttggtttACCAGCTACTATTAAGTGAGTAACCTTTTCCACCACACACTTTCATCATGATGTGCTATAttgccacaggtccaaagcaatgacTGTGGATTGAACcgatgaaactgtgagccaaaataagtctttcctccttttaagttgattttctcaggcattttgtcatagtaGCAGCACACTgactcacacactcacatgcatgtAGATACATTTACACTCTCCAGGGGAAAAggttatttctatttatttttgtattttttacagtgctagggatcaaatccagggccttgtacttgctagacaagtactctaccactgaggtacaacccagtcctttttatatgagttagagtctcactaagttgcccaggctagccttgaacttgtgatcctcctgcctcagcatcccaagtagctggtattacaggtgtgtaccaccatgtctgaTAGAAATTTATGGGGTTTGTATCTTTCCTGAGATTCTGATAATGAGTTTACAGAGGAAGGAGGAGCCGTGTTCTGAAGTACCTCCTTGTAGAGAACTGGCCATTTTCCTTCTCCTAGACTACAGACACTGAGCAGCTTTGCTTTTCCAAACTGGTTTCAGAGGTGAAGATGCAGACTGATGTCTCCCTTCTTTCTCAGGAATattactattacttttttttgggggggggcagttaccagggattgaacccacgggcacttaaacactgaaccacatccccagcctgtttttgtattttatttacagacagggtctcagtgagttgcttagagccttgataaattgctgaggctggctttgaactcctgatcctcctgcctcatcctcctgagctgctggaattacaggcatgcaccaccacacctggccactaTTACTTTTTCCCCCCACCATTTTGTTGAAAATGGTAATTCCTTGTGAACTCTCAGTGGCACGGGGGTTGAAGGGATGGCAGAAAGGCATTTTCTTATAGAAAGCTAGTCAGTGACTGGTCTGGGGGTCCTCTGAGATGTCAGTCAAGTTTTCTTGAGTGTCCTGGCCCCTCTTACCTTAAAGAGGCCCCAAAAGTGACAAAGTACACAGCAAGAGTGGGGAGGAGATTGTGTTGgaggaagaaaaatcagaagaaaaccCTTGAGCCCGGATTCTAGGAATcccaaagaaatggaaggaaCAGAAGATAGAGGCATGCATCTCTAGAGAAGCCAGTCCTGCCTACAGAATTCTATTTAatgacagggtcttactgagctgcttagtgcctccccactgctgaggctggctacactgctgaggctggctttgaactcacgacctcctgcctcagcctcctgagcctctgggattacaggcatgagccactgagCCCCGCAGCAGCTGCACTATATCCTTAAAGTGACAAGCACGAAAACCTTTACAGATATTCTGAAGCCTATGTGCTTATGGGAGAACAAGGAAGGGCAGGGATATAATGGGAGAAGCTAGGAACTGGTCTCCAGCAGGAAAGGGCCCATGGTAGACAGGCAGGTCTTCAGAGGAGTACCTGCTGAACTGTCCATCCCAGCCTGCAGTCCAAAGTGGACAAAGGAGAGAATGTAGCATAGCCAAACCCCTGGACTTGACCTCAGAGCAGAACCTTTGTTGCAATTTCCCCCATACTTTCGAAATAGTGCTGCTTCTGCTCTGTCCAagcaaaaaaagaattaaggcaATTGAAGAACATAGAATAATTTCATaccatttttgttctttaaatctGTTTTGTTTGGGTCTGCAGGGGACTGGGAATGGCAAACTTGGGCTCTGCTCTAAGACCTCATGCATGACCGCCACTTCATTATATAGCATGCTACCTGTCACAATTACATAAAGGTTGTAGCACCACAAACTGCTACAAGTGTCCTGAGAGACCCTGACCTGCCTGGGGGACCTGAGTACTCTTTGCATTAACCTGCCATGAAGTATCACATGGTCGTGTTGGAAAAGGAAGCACTGTTACCAAGTGCAGGAGAAAGGATCATCAGGGAGGGTGGGGCCGGGGAGGGTGGATTCTATGGGAAATGACAAGTATGaggtatttttagtatttttgaatCATGCCCTTAAGAAATTGGATTTGTGAGTCTGAATTGCAGGTGTGTTAAACACGGTTTTCATTGCATGTGGGTGTAATTTAGTAAATGTCTGCTGAATGCCTGAAGGTATACTCCTGAGAGTGGGATAGGGCATTAGAATTTTGCAGCTTATGCCCTGCTGAGGTGGGGCCTTTGGCTGTGCCAGTTCCATCCAGATGGATCCCACTGGTTGGCAACAGCCCGAGTAGTGAGAGCTGGGCTCCTTCCGTTCAGAAGTGCCCTATTTGTCTCCCAAAGCTTTCCTTTGGTGGCCTTTTGGAGAGCCTTCTTTTGAAGGGCACTTCCTGCCCTGGACAGTGAGGTCCCTCTGGGCCCTGATTCCTTCTTAGGCTGACTTGACAAAAGGGAGACCACTCCAGCTTTGTTttgctctcctttctttctccccactgAACTGAACTAATACCTGCAGAAACTCTGAGGGTGTGACTTTGACCTTTCAGaggctcttccctcctcccttggCCTGTTCCACTCTGTTGGAGGATGAATGGCTCGGATTTGTCAACTACTTACTTTCTGAGCCTCTGTGTCCTTAACTTCATCCTGGAATGAAATCTGAGTTCCTAAAGGGGCTGGGGGTCTCCCCATGAGAAGGGGGCTTTGTGCCTGATCATACTGCCCTGGCTGCTGTTTGAGGCTAGATGAGCCTGGGGTGCTTCATGGACCCCGAGTCCTGTACTTCCTCTGGCCCAGGATTGTGGGAATACCATGTCTTCTTTCTCCAGAGCCAGTTCCTTGGGTCTGCAGTTGGTACCTCTGTTAAATTCAGGCAGGAAGCAGAGTGTCTATCACCCCAGCTGGCTGAGCAAGGGGGCACACCTGGTTCACCAGGCTGACCAGTCTAGCAAGCTCAGTACCCAGGTGCACAGGCCAGGAACTGCTCTACTGGTCAGATGCCTGGCTGAGGCCCTTGGCTGACTTGGCCTGGGGGAAGATGGTGTGGAGCTGTCCTGCTCAGGTCTCCCCTGATCTGGGTCTGACTCTGCTGTTCTCCAGTAAGAGACTGGCAGAGCAGGGCCCTGCCCTCCATTTAGCCCACAGACAAGTCCTCCTCCCCTAGCACTTGCCCAGCTTTACCTTTGGGGAGCACCAGGAGGTGGATCTGGGTCCTCTGCTGCCTCTTCAGGCCTTCATACTGGGCTCGCAGGAGCTGGATGCTGACAGGGGGTCCTTGCCCCGGGGCCTGAGTGCAGGAGGAGCCTTCAGCCATGAAGCAGGACCCTGGGTGCCCAAAGCCCAGCAGGGCAGGCCACGGGCAGGCCAATCCCTTCATCCGGATCCGggagaaaaacaaacactgaGGGGTGaggcagggggaaggggagggggagagagggagggggataGGCAGAGGGGGGCGGTGGGTGCAAAGGGAGGGTGGAGAGCAGAGCAGGAAGTGAGGAGAGAAGGtggaaggagaaaggggaggagagaaatgaagggaagggaaaggtagagagggggaaaaaactgaagggaggggagaaggagggaggttggaggtgggaagaaagaggagaaagagaagtccTAGTGAGAAGGAAGATTTGGAGAGGGGAcaaggaaaggggaggaggaaggaggtgatGGTGACAAGGAGGGATGGATGGGGCTAGAGAAGAGCAGGAAGATGGTGCAGGCGGGAAGCAGGGACGAGGGgtgggggatgaagggaagacagGCACAGCTGCTGAGGTCCTTTGTGAGGCCCAGGAGGTCTCTTACTCCAAGTCCTCCACTGCTTGATCCTGAAGTTTAGAATCCAATTCCAAGAGCTATAGGGAGCTCCCCCATTTCCTGCAGCACTGGAGCCCAAACTGAGGAACGCAGGTGCCTGCCCAGCTCACACACCTCGGGCTGGACACAGGTTTTGTTGGCTCATCAAAACCTGCTGGCTTCGTTTGCAGCTGTCAAAAGCAACCCCACACCAGGCGcaatggtgcactcctgtaatcccagctgctctggaggctgaggccggaggatcaggagttcgaagccagcctcagcaacatcgaggcgctaagcaactcagggagaccctgtctctaaatgaaatacaaaatagggctgaggatgtggctcagtggtcgagtgactctgagttcaatccccggtaccaaaaataaataaataaataaaattaaaaataaaaaagcaactcGGCAGCAGCCCCACAGAGCTGGTGCTGGAGATGCTGCACTGTGGCCGTGTATTAGGGGAATTCACAGCAAAGACCAACGTAAGATCTCATGTCAGATCCTGACACACACCCTGGGCAAAAGCCCAGCCCCAAAGTCTGCCATgggacagagcccaggggagCCCTGGCCTTGAGCCAGCCCCACCCCTTTGACATTCGATGCAGCCTCTGTGGTCTTGGTATTTGCCAACCAAGCAGTACATTGATGTTTCTCTCACCCACAGCCAGGTGCCACCTCCCGCTCTGCTTGCCAGCTCCACCATCTCTACATCCCCTTCGAATGCCAGATGGTCCCTCTGTGTTACCTCAGCTGTGACCTATCCTGTTCCACTTGGTCAACTAAgtccttttctgtcttcttctaATATGATGCTCACAGATTGCCAGTTACCCAATATCCTTGCAGAGACAAGGCAAAGGGAACAGGACACTTTCATGTTCAGAGATGAGACGGACAGGATCCAGCAGGGACCGGGGAGATGGAGGGCACATCTTCATTGGACAACATATTTGTTTCCTGGGGCTGTCATAACAAAGGCCCACAACCTGGGTGGCTTCAgcaatagatttttctttttgtcccccagttctggaggctgcaagtcTAAGATCAAGGCGTTGGCAGGTTCAGTTccttctgggggctgggagggagactCTGTTCTGTGTCTCCTACTTCAGGTGGTGGACTGCCGGTCCTTGGGGCTGTTGACTTATAAAAGAATCACCTGATCTTTGTCTTCACATGATGTTCTCCCTGCGTGTCTTAGTGTcccaatttctcctttttataaggTCACCAgtcattggattagggcccagcttaatgacctcatcttaacttagAACTAATGAAATTTACAATgaacttatttccaaataaggtcatgcTGTGAGATTCCAGGAGGACATGGGAACCAGGAGGACACAATTTGGCTCATGTTAGGTAGAAGGATGACAGTCCCTTCACGGAGATAGGCTCAGGGGGAGGAGCAGGTTAGGGGAAGCAAGAAGAAGGGGATTTGTTTTAGATGGTATATTTGAGGTGCCTATGGTCATCTGGAGGGTGTTGGACACTTGATAGAAAGACCTGAGCTGGAAATGCAGATGTCATTATTTGTGAAAATGTGGCAAAACTTCTACCATGAGTCAGGTACACATAAAATCAAGATATgggttctttccttttttctttttggtgtccCCACTAGTTTCAAGTTCATGTTCACTGGGCAGTGAAGTCATCCTTTATGCTCCTGACTtcatctttctcctctcttttcccaGGTCTAACTTCTTTCTCTTGGGCCCTGGTTCATGATAATATTCGAACTATTTGAGGAAGGGTGAATGTTTCAGGATGGATGGGTCTTCTCCAAGATGACTTTTAACATACCCTCTGGGTTCTGATGTGTCTTAAAGTTGCCTTCTTTATGTCATCAAGGCCCCTTCCTAGGATCCCAGCTTGCGTTGAATAGCACTCCCTCAGTGGTGGAGGTGTGAGCTCTTGGAAGAGGGCTCTGGAGGAGAAAATACCCACCCTACCTCCTAGGGATGGAAGTCTTCTGTTTGATGTGCCAACTGAAGGCTGGGAATTGGATGAGGTTTTTAACTGAGGGTGTTTTAAGAGACCACATGCTGGAGAAGACCAGTATTTAAGAAGTAAGAAGGAAACgttggaaactaaaaaaaaagtgtagcaCAATGATAGGAGAAACAGTGAGGAGGGGCTTCCCAGACTATAAAGGTGGTCAGAATGGCCCAGGACAATCTCCTGGTCTCCCTACCTGCCCTATGGAAGAGCACCTGAGCTCTTGGTGTGCATGGTTCGTTATCCGCCTGGCTACATGGTAAAAACTCCACTGCTCAACTGCCTCCTCGGAATATTCTGATTCATTTAGTCCGAGGAGAGAATATTGGAAGAATTCAATGAGTCTGGGAGGAGAAtgttagtatatttttttttttgggggggggggtactggggattgtactcaggggcgcttgacccctgagccacatccccagccctattttgtattttatttagagacagggtctcactgagttgcttagtgcctcaccattgctgaggctggctttgaacttgcaatcctcctgtctcagcctccacagcctctgagatcacaggcatgcgccactgtgcctggctggaagATTGGTAAATTTCTAAAGTTCTCCACTGCCCTACTTTTATGGTTCCCTAGGTCTatatttacccattttttttttctgggttcctgGGTCCCTGGATAAGGAATAGGTAGTGGGAGATGGCCAAAGCTGCTTCATCTCTTTTTATCACTGGGTCTCTCCACCTGAACATGGGACCTTTCCCTGCTGGTCCAGCTGCACCTGCCGTAAAATTGGGCTCAATTTCTACTGTACTTTAGCATTTTCTGTCAGCACTTATCTTTTGGTATTAAcagtttttgtcttttcattgtgTTTGTCATTTCCATGAGAATTAGTTAGAGGCTGCTATTctaatattatcattatcattttgcagtgctgaggatcaaatgtaAGGGCCTTGTACATcttaggcaaatgttctaccactgaaggACATTcacaagttcctttttttttagttcatatgGTTTCTCTGTTTTAATATCAATatctttaatccatttgaaattgattttattGGTAGAGTGTTAGGTATAAGGCAAGAATctagctcttcttttccttcaaatAATCATCAATTGTCATAATACCACTTATTGAACAAGCCTTCCTTTCCTTGTCCTTTGTGATAACAGTAATGATAGTGTGAGGGGAAATGGCAATGGTATCCCATCCTGAAGAgtctttagaaataatttaaaaatatgattgagGCCAGAGCCCTTGCTGGAAAATGACTGACCACTGCCACCTCAGGGTGATAGACCCCCCCAGGGAAGCAGGAAGTAAACTACAAGGATGCTCAGGGTTCAAGATTTTGGAGTAGGAATGAAATACTGTGTTATTTGAGGAAATCTTTTCTatctatatgtatttatattttacctgCTACATGATGTCTGATTGAAAAAGAGTCACGTGCTTCATCTAGCAGGTTGGCTCATGAAAGGAACCCACTCTTCCCATGGCTCTTGCTGGAGCTTATGGTAGTGCAAATTGGACCTAGAGGACCCAAGACCACTGGGTGCAAGGGATCCAGCTGCTCAATGAACCCTGGGTGGTGACAGATGCCATTCACCCCTGGGGCACCACTCCTGAGACAGCACTTTCACTGGAGACCCTGCAACACAAAGATCAGTGTTGGTGGGTGGAGATTCAGAGACTTGAAGAGAAAACCCTCAGGGGAGTTGGTTTGAGAGTCAAAATTTTGGAAGGCCAGGTGATCAGTGGGGGCAGGCAGGAGAGAGTCCTGCCCTTGTGAAGGACTTCAGCTTGGGTTTCTTTTTACTGGTGACTCCAGGAGTGCTTAAGTTTCTTGG is drawn from Urocitellus parryii isolate mUroPar1 chromosome 4, mUroPar1.hap1, whole genome shotgun sequence and contains these coding sequences:
- the C4H9orf152 gene encoding uncharacterized protein C9orf152 homolog, whose translation is MKGLACPWPALLGFGHPGSCFMAEGSSCTQAPGQGPPVSIQLLRAQYEGLKRQQRTQIHLLVLPKGGHTHNSAESMISPVWINKEPRSTLSLEEADPEVEGVLEEADRSGLQTPESPWHTHLEMHRLVQTFHHETSQVKPQGQPVGSDQRLRPEGDPHLFENSHRTLQGTKLPERAQGQCQVGGSPTKIVGPSLKTDVQFLPSIKDSHRSGRPAYYPFPRRKTPRISEAARNLGLYGPT